The nucleotide window CTCACTAAgaatatatttgacatatttttttatgttaaatctttctttctttcttttctttttcatattatttaggactacttaaataatatattatttaaataatccTTACATTTTCATCAAGGACATTTATTGTTTGTGGAAACTTACTTGGCAGTAAACCTGattcagatttttgtttttgacagtggTTTACAATGCGAATTCTCTCTTGGGATCAATATGCCTCACACTTTTTGCCAAGGAAGCTCATTCTTTAAACTATAGAATTGGTTGGAGACAAGGAAATCAATCTTGTcctttcacacactcacagccaCCTCTTTAGTTGTTCCGATGATAAGCTCTAAAGACATGTGACAGGTGCCAGattgattaaaatgtctttacaatatgtttaaaatatctTCACAGTTTCACAATGATGTCAACAAGCCAAGATTAAATTGAGATGTTAAGAAAgtaaaacagctgctgcaggtgaCTGATTTTCATATGTGAATACCAGTTAACATTTACCTGGTTAATGAAAAGTGGACATGCATGCATTTTATGGAGCTGACAGTTATTGTagaccctcctcctctttgtgcATGCTTTTGCTATTTGTGcataaatgacattatttttcaATCTGGATGCTTATAAGTCAGATCCTTTCATTTCAGCATCTAATCAGGAATGCATCTAGGCTCACAGGCTGGACAGTAAATGCTGTTAATGAGCTGGTGGAGCAGAAAACCACATGCAAGGACCAGATGTATGAAGCACTGATTTATGAGGAGATGTGCGACTGCTGGCAAATAACCACATTTCTCCCTCTTTTGTAATATCCACGGAAAGTAGGAattattatgttgttttgtaAGCAATTGTAGTTTTTCAAGTTTTAATCCTGAAGATTGTTCTGATTTGAACAGCAGTAATTAATGTCTGTGGTGACTTGTTGTATTATAGATTGTTGAGGCAGTGTTTAGTCTGCCATTTTACTTAATAATAGATAGAAACTCATCTCTTCTCTAAAAcccacatacaaacacacacatagttaaATGGGGGAACTTTGggttttatttagaaaatgatTCAGAGGATGCAAGTCAACTTTTTCCTCAAAAATATATCACTAAGTTGCCACTGTTTGCTTCCCTGTACATTTGTATATTCGGTGGAGATCACACTTTAAACAAGCATATTAATTCTTAAAAGGGATACTagaatgaaaaagtgaaaagtctCCCTTAAATACGgttttacatacatacatacatatatatgtatatatatatatatacatatatgaaaaaaaatttCATGAATAGAATTACTACTGCTTTTTAAGTGGCTTCACTGTCAGCGAAATACTGTTAGAACAAATCTTTCTTTTGATGAATACACCAGTAGAAGTTAGCAGGGTACTTTGATTTGAACTTACCTACAGTATATCATCTACTCTCAAATACTTTACCGTCACTTTGATATGAATTCACTTTATGCTGTGCTCTCTACTTCACATTGAGGCTGcctgctgagctgagctgagctgagctctCCCTCTATTACGCAAACTTAACCACTTCTCCTCAACTCTACAgcaatttataaatatttttttaacgATTACCTACTTCTTGGTCACTGTTGGGAAATTTTTTTCGTCTTTCTCATCTGCAGATGTGGTTTCTATGAACCTTTCCCACACATTTAACCTTAGACTAAAATAAGTCACAAAGAATGAGCTTTTGTGTTTTGAACAACAACGTTGTTTTCAGGCCATTTTTctttagaaagaaagaaagaaataaagaaagaaagaaagaaagaaagaaagaaagaaagaaagaaagaaagaaagaaaaatgaatatgatTAAAGAAgcaaaatgtaatgaaacaaTAATTAATCATGACGATATCTCCATTACATTCTTCTGAAAAAATACTGACCATCTCTGTCTGTAGGGCTTCAGATTTGTTTGAGACAGAAACATCATCATCTACTCACTGGCATACTGAATTGCAGCACAACttttaatcaataaagatgattgtGGACACGTTTGAAGACTTCTGCTAATTTTCCAGTAAGACGCTAACACAATGTTAATAATGTTAGTGGAGCTCAGGCTTGCTATTTATTCTCATCATAACACACATCCGATCAGTGGACTCAAAAAAGGAAGCATGTGTTTACAGGATGTCAAGCattacaaaaacagacagaggaagagagagagagagagagagagagagagagagagagagagagagagagagagagagagagagagagagagagagagagagagagagagagagagagagagagaagagaaagagagagaacagccCATGCTTGTAGGTTCTTCTCCTTCCCTGTCAgtcccttcttcttcttgtgtcaAAGATGCAGGTTATTAGTGATGAGCGCTCACTTTGGATGTACACTCTGCTGTTTACTTCTCTACAACTTTGGGGTAAGCATCATATTATACTGAAGGTTCTTCTAAATATTCACGATATTCTCATCATCCGaatcattgtttattttaactaaaaaaaactgttcaacTGCTCAAAATATATTTCCAGTCCATTCACTTAACATTTCTTGGTATAGagacaaagtaaatattattgAAATTGCtataaactgtataataatTGTCTACTGTAAATGTAGAAGAATTTAAGGTTACAGGCTTTATCTCTATTTCAAGTTTAACTTTCAGCTGCAATCCCCAGTACAATGTGAGCGTGACCACATTTAGCaatcacagcagtgtttttataCATTGTTGCTACACATCTGCACTGTTGCTCCACCTTAAAGGGGAATTTGGGAAACTTGTGAACAAATATGTGCTAACTGTaaccttcttctctccttcctagCAAGACTTTCAGCTTCCACTTCCACTTCCTCTCCGTCCCTTCCAGCACCTAAACTTGACATCCATTTGAGAACAGGGGACTCTGTGGTCCTGATTTGCGAGGTTCCAGGGGGCTACACTGGGGTTCAGTTCATGCTGTTCCAATACAAGGACAaggtgagagtgtgtgtatattttctgGAGTGTCTTGAGCTGCCCCTGTGCTACTTTGATTCcatctttgtctttatttctctcatttgttGAGGTGGACTCCCAGGAGCTGCTGTCTGGTGCTCAGCATGCTCTCTTCAACATCAGGGTAAAAGAAGGGGACCCACATGAACTTTTCTGCTGTCTGTACAAGGACCAGCAGAACCGTTACAGTATGTTCAGTCCCTATTTGCGGATCGAGATCCTAAAAGGTTAGTTTGTCTttgtaaaattgtatttttcaaTGGGAATTTTGCGTTTGACAAAGTTAAAATTTCATAAACAATCTGATTTGACTTTCATTTCAGCTTTAACTCTACTTGTGTTTCAAACtattacacatattttattaCTGTCCTGAAAAAAGATCAAACAAGAACAAAGCACTCCACAGTATCAGAGATGATGAAAATGTGGTCTAGGCTCTAGCTTTACGTTTCATTTAAAGCGGAACAAAATAGTTTATCTGTTCAATCTGCTCCCAGTAGTGGTTCTACATatggtataaaataataaacactcTCATCCGTTCCTCTTAATCCCCCAAAATACACTGCTGCATGCAGGTGCCTGCTGTGAACTGTTATTGTTCATTGTGGGTATGCAGAGGTAGTAACATCATGCAACTCATatagaaaccacacacacccatgcagAGACAACGATTTACCCAATGATCAAACACACAGTGTCCTGCCATGAACTATAGACAGTTACAAACTTGGCAACCCTTGGCAAACCAAGGTTTTACAACAATAGGCTTTACTGTACATATAATGATATCTGTAAAAGCAATAAgcccacaaaaataaaaaacataattatttctctctgtgcttCTCCAGCTGCAACCCCTACTCGCTCCATACCCTCTTTCCCCCCTCCAAGCCTGTCTGTGGAGCCTTCTGCTGGTGTGGTAAAACGTGGAGACACGCTGTCCTTCAGCTGCTCTGTCCCTGCTCCCATACCCCAATCTCAGTCCAGCTCTAAGAACAAACAAGTGTCCTTCTTTTTGCTGAAAACCACTAAGGGAACAGGGACAACATCCATCATCCACCAGCCTCAGGCCAGCCTGGTGTCAAATACCAAACCACAGCCAGGAGTCTTCAATGTTGGGCCAGTGACAGGAGGAGAGGGTGGCGAGTATACCTGCATCTACCAGATCACCAAAAAAAGGGGACTGGTCAATTCAACTGTCAGTAACACAGTCCAAGTCACCATCATAGGTAA belongs to Scomber scombrus chromosome 2, fScoSco1.1, whole genome shotgun sequence and includes:
- the LOC133997585 gene encoding immunoglobulin superfamily member 1-like isoform X2, which produces MYTLLFTSLQLWARLSASTSTSSPSLPAPKLDIHLRTGDSVVLICEVPGGYTGVQFMLFQYKDKVDSQELLSGAQHALFNIRVKEGDPHELFCCLYKDQQNRYSMFSPYLRIEILKAATPTRSIPSFPPPSLSVEPSAGVVKRGDTLSFSCSVPAPIPQSQSSSKNKQVSFFLLKTTKGTGTTSIIHQPQASLVSNTKPQPGVFNVGPVTGGEGGEYTCIYQITKKRGLVNSTVSNTVQVTIIDMLPAPTLVLQQHTEVWHLLCVGSPAYPGAEFSLYQADNDLPVARHYAKWFHHKAVFPVPVQDTSVASYQCQYSVLLRGEWSYSERSYPLALTGGVPPPTSTALSGVDWPLALGSFSAAVLFLSSAALVVMLACRKGADKLPYMTSPLTFC
- the LOC133997585 gene encoding immunoglobulin superfamily member 1-like isoform X1, which gives rise to MYTLLFTSLQLWARLSASTSTSSPSLPAPKLDIHLRTGDSVVLICEVPGGYTGVQFMLFQYKDKVDSQELLSGAQHALFNIRVKEGDPHELFCCLYKDQQNRYSMFSPYLRIEILKAATPTRSIPSFPPPSLSVEPSAGVVKRGDTLSFSCSVPAPIPQSQSSSKNKQVSFFLLKTTKGTGTTSIIHQPQASLVSNTKPQPGVFNVGPVTGGEGGEYTCIYQITKKRGLVNSTVSNTVQVTIIDMLPAPTLVLQQHTEVWHLLCVGSPAYPGAEFSLYQADNDLPVARHYAKWFHHKAVFPVPVQDTSVASYQCQYSVLLRGEWSYSERSYPLALTGGVPPPTSTALSGVDWPLALGSFSAAVLFLSSAALVVMLACRKVKAAAKEKKKRQDAHYWAEDHVVDFTLRRSSFNSQEWACRDTTTETAFRFPVQNPPSTFT